A genomic window from Oryctolagus cuniculus chromosome 12, mOryCun1.1, whole genome shotgun sequence includes:
- the ZSCAN2 gene encoding zinc finger and SCAN domain-containing protein 2 isoform X2 yields the protein MMAAEVPSVTAPLSPVGQVPQEEDEQEEAEVTTMMLEDDAWVQEAVLQEEGPEPEPLAQGKGSPQEEAAAGGPQGALGRLRELCRRWLRPEVHTKEQMLTVLPREIQAWLREHRPENGEEAVALVEDLTQTLRDRGPAPWPSGLGHCLGRFVPSRVVV from the exons ATGATGGCTGCGGAGGTGCCGAGCGTGACTGCTCCCCTGAGCCCCGTGGGCCAGGTGCCCCAAGAGGAGGACGAGCAGGAGGAGGCGGAGGTCACCACCATGATGCTGGAGGACGACGCCTGGGTGCAGGAAgctgtgctgcaggaggagggccCTGAGCCTGAGCCCCTCGCGCAGGGCAAGGGCAGCCCCCAGGAGGAGGCAGCGGCCGGGGGGCCGCAGGGCGCGCTCGGCCGCCTCCGAGAGCTGTGTCGGCGCTGGCTGAGGCCAGAGGTGCACACCAAGGAGCAGATGTTGACTGTGCTGCCGCGGGAGATTCAGGCCTGGCTGCGAGAGCATCGGCCCGAGAACGGCGAGGAGGCCGTGGCCCTGGTGGAAGACTTGACCCAGACCCTGCGGGACCGAG ggccggcaccgtggcccaGCGGGCTAGGCCACTGCTTGGGCCGCTTCGTCCCCTCCAgagtggtggtttga
- the ZSCAN2 gene encoding zinc finger and SCAN domain-containing protein 2 isoform X3 → MMAAEVPSVTAPLSPVGQVPQEEDEQEEAEVTTMMLEDDAWVQEAVLQEEGPEPEPLAQGKGSPQEEAAAGGPQGALGRLRELCRRWLRPEVHTKEQMLTVLPREIQAWLREHRPENGEEAVALVEDLTQTLRDRDLRRVSSDEGGNVVTTLGWGRTS, encoded by the exons ATGATGGCTGCGGAGGTGCCGAGCGTGACTGCTCCCCTGAGCCCCGTGGGCCAGGTGCCCCAAGAGGAGGACGAGCAGGAGGAGGCGGAGGTCACCACCATGATGCTGGAGGACGACGCCTGGGTGCAGGAAgctgtgctgcaggaggagggccCTGAGCCTGAGCCCCTCGCGCAGGGCAAGGGCAGCCCCCAGGAGGAGGCAGCGGCCGGGGGGCCGCAGGGCGCGCTCGGCCGCCTCCGAGAGCTGTGTCGGCGCTGGCTGAGGCCAGAGGTGCACACCAAGGAGCAGATGTTGACTGTGCTGCCGCGGGAGATTCAGGCCTGGCTGCGAGAGCATCGGCCCGAGAACGGCGAGGAGGCCGTGGCCCTGGTGGAAGACTTGACCCAGACCCTGCGGGACCGAG ATCTACGCAGGGTCTCCAGTGATGAGGGAGGCAACGTTGTCACGACCTTGGGATGGGGAAGGACTTCATAA